The following coding sequences lie in one Bordetella genomosp. 9 genomic window:
- a CDS encoding universal stress protein, translating to MSTPNPHPPAAPILLATDLSAQGDRALDRAVVLARSLRVPLVALHVLEPNASGAAGGAPSWHRLSEDHRDWARYRLALDLQHAGVQSDIRVESGDAAEQILQTAQASSCRMVVMGVGRSESLGKLLLGSTVRKVVRQLALPVLVVKNRPHGPYPSGIVATDFSADSAQALRAAASLLPDTALTLFHACETVLGMPGDAAQAPEALQRELDDAMRRFLGDVNDLPAGVPARRVVQYGEPETLLSEYVFRARCDLVVAGARGMKGIMGAMVGSVAERLLQALPSDVMLVRAGRP from the coding sequence ATGTCGACGCCGAATCCGCATCCGCCCGCCGCGCCGATTCTTCTGGCCACCGATCTCAGCGCCCAGGGCGACCGGGCGCTGGACCGCGCGGTGGTCCTGGCCCGCTCCCTGCGCGTCCCGCTCGTCGCACTGCACGTTCTCGAGCCGAATGCCTCAGGCGCCGCCGGCGGCGCGCCGTCCTGGCATCGGCTTAGCGAGGACCATCGCGATTGGGCGCGCTACCGGCTGGCGCTCGACCTGCAGCACGCGGGCGTGCAAAGCGATATCCGCGTGGAAAGCGGTGACGCCGCGGAACAGATCTTGCAGACGGCCCAGGCTTCGTCCTGCAGGATGGTCGTGATGGGCGTCGGCAGAAGCGAATCGCTCGGCAAGCTGCTGTTGGGATCCACCGTCCGCAAGGTGGTCCGGCAACTGGCCTTGCCCGTACTGGTGGTGAAAAACCGGCCGCACGGGCCGTATCCGAGCGGTATCGTGGCAACCGATTTTTCGGCTGATTCGGCACAGGCGTTGCGCGCGGCCGCGTCGCTGTTGCCTGACACCGCGTTGACGCTGTTTCATGCCTGCGAGACGGTGCTCGGTATGCCGGGCGACGCGGCGCAGGCCCCCGAAGCGCTGCAGCGGGAGCTCGATGATGCGATGCGGCGTTTCCTGGGCGATGTGAACGATCTGCCGGCGGGCGTGCCGGCGCGGCGGGTCGTCCAGTACGGCGAGCCCGAAACGCTGCTGTCCGAATATGTGTTTCGGGCGCGGTGCGATCTGGTGGTTGCAGGCGCGAGAGGGATGAAGGGCATCATGGGCGCGATGGTGGGCAGCGTCGCCGAGCGCCTGCTGCAGGCCTTGCCCAGCGACGTCATGCTGGTGCGGGCTGGCAGGCCCTAG
- a CDS encoding muropeptide transporter, whose protein sequence is MLALGFSSGLPLALTSGTLQAWATVAGVSLQDIGFLTLVGTAYTLKFLWAPLVDRYAVPLLGRRRGWMLATQLALAASIAVMGTLSPANALLPLALLAVAVAFLSATQDIAFDAYSTDVLHKEERGAGAAVKVLGYRIAMLVSGGLALILADTWLGWGNTYVLMGGLMGIGVLATYWAPEPERPAPPPRSLLDAVVDPLREFFGRPGAWTVLILIVLYKLGDAFAGALSTTFLLRGAGFSPTEVGTVNKILGLAATIVGALAGGSIMARLGLYRALMLFGVLQAVSNLGYWAVAIKPGAVPLMAVAVGLENLCGGLGTAAFVALLMALCRQAFSATQFALLSALSAVGRTYLAGPLTPVLVEHLGWPHFFLATVLIGVPGLALLYWRRCEIQALDQA, encoded by the coding sequence ATGCTGGCCCTGGGTTTTTCCAGCGGGTTGCCGCTGGCGCTGACCAGCGGCACTTTGCAGGCGTGGGCCACGGTTGCCGGCGTGTCGCTGCAGGATATCGGTTTCCTGACTCTGGTCGGCACGGCATACACCTTGAAGTTCCTGTGGGCGCCGCTGGTCGATCGCTACGCCGTCCCCTTGCTTGGACGCCGCCGCGGCTGGATGCTCGCCACCCAGCTCGCCCTGGCAGCGTCGATCGCCGTGATGGGGACGCTTTCTCCCGCCAACGCGCTTCTGCCGTTGGCCCTGCTCGCGGTGGCGGTGGCTTTTCTATCCGCCACCCAGGACATCGCCTTCGACGCCTACAGCACCGACGTCCTGCATAAAGAGGAGCGCGGCGCCGGCGCTGCCGTGAAGGTTCTGGGCTACCGGATCGCCATGCTGGTCTCCGGCGGCCTGGCGCTGATCCTGGCGGACACCTGGCTGGGCTGGGGCAATACCTATGTCCTGATGGGCGGCCTGATGGGTATCGGCGTCCTGGCCACCTATTGGGCGCCCGAGCCGGAGCGGCCGGCGCCGCCGCCGCGATCGCTCCTGGACGCCGTGGTGGACCCGCTGCGCGAGTTCTTCGGCCGGCCGGGCGCGTGGACTGTGCTCATCCTGATCGTGCTTTACAAACTGGGCGACGCCTTTGCAGGGGCGCTGTCCACGACCTTCCTGCTGCGCGGCGCCGGGTTTTCGCCGACCGAAGTCGGTACGGTCAACAAGATACTCGGGCTGGCGGCCACCATCGTGGGCGCGCTGGCGGGCGGCTCCATCATGGCGCGCCTGGGCCTGTACCGGGCCTTGATGCTGTTCGGCGTCCTGCAGGCCGTTTCCAATCTTGGCTATTGGGCGGTGGCGATCAAACCGGGCGCCGTGCCGCTGATGGCCGTGGCGGTGGGATTGGAAAACCTGTGCGGCGGGTTGGGCACGGCGGCTTTCGTGGCGCTGCTGATGGCCCTTTGCCGCCAGGCGTTTTCGGCGACGCAGTTCGCCCTGCTGTCGGCGTTGTCGGCGGTCGGCCGCACCTATCTGGCCGGGCCGTTGACGCCCGTGCTGGTCGAACATCTGGGTTGGCCGCATTTCTTCCTGGCGACGGTATTGATCGGTGTGCCGGGGCTGGCGCTGCTTTACTGGCGACGCTGCGAGATCCAGGCGCTGGACCAGGCATAA
- the metW gene encoding methionine biosynthesis protein MetW, giving the protein MNAAQSAHGRTVLRTDLARIASWIEPGSRVLDLGCGDGELLAWLRDERQIRGAGVEIDDHYVIACVRRGVDVIQQNLEDGLALFDDGQFDTVVLSQTLQSMHRTEHILREMTRVARYGVVSFPNFGYWPHGWSILRGRMPVTGQMPYEWYNTPNIHLCTLRDFEALAAKLGLRILQRATFNDDREVRWLPGWRSTLAVYRFSGG; this is encoded by the coding sequence ATGAACGCCGCGCAGTCCGCCCATGGCCGTACCGTGCTGCGTACGGATCTGGCGCGTATCGCCAGCTGGATCGAACCCGGTTCCCGGGTGCTGGACCTGGGCTGCGGCGATGGGGAACTGCTGGCGTGGCTGCGGGACGAACGCCAGATCCGCGGCGCGGGCGTAGAAATCGACGACCATTACGTGATCGCCTGTGTGCGGCGCGGCGTGGACGTCATTCAACAGAATCTGGAAGACGGCCTTGCGCTGTTCGACGACGGGCAGTTCGACACCGTGGTGCTGTCCCAGACGCTGCAGTCGATGCATCGCACCGAGCACATTCTGCGTGAAATGACGCGCGTCGCCCGATATGGCGTCGTGTCGTTTCCCAACTTCGGGTACTGGCCTCATGGCTGGTCCATTCTGCGTGGCCGCATGCCGGTGACCGGGCAAATGCCGTACGAGTGGTACAACACGCCGAACATACATTTGTGCACGCTGCGCGACTTCGAAGCGCTGGCCGCCAAGCTGGGGCTGCGAATTCTGCAGCGGGCGACCTTCAACGACGATCGCGAGGTGCGATGGCTGCCAGGCTGGCGCAGCACCCTCGCGGTCTACCGCTTCAGCGGAGGCTGA
- the metX gene encoding homoserine O-succinyltransferase MetX, producing the protein MTATIEQSARAAVDAQSNAQSGASSVFPPSASPSASPSQDRAAAPSPGGDARHAANAPAGRSVGVVAPVFLKFTDPLPLASGQSLATYELAVETYGTLNAERSNAVLVCHALNASHHVAGVAADDPQDIGWWDNMVGPGKPVDTDRFFVIGINNLGSCFGSTGPASINPDTGKPWGAAFPVLTVEDWVHAQARVADHFGIQRFAAVMGGSLGGMQALSWATVCPDRVAHCVVIASTPRLSAQNIAFNEVARRAIITDPDFHGGDYYAHGTVPRRGLSVARMIGHITYLSQDDMAEKFGRNQRAPGANGEYRYGYDVEFEVESYLRYQGEKFSRYFDANTYLLITRALDYFDPARTHGGDLARALAAARAGFLLVSFTTDWRFPPERSREMVRALLKNGRPVTYAEIDAPHGHDAFLLDDARYHAVVRAYYDRIAHELGLPPRAIEHKGAE; encoded by the coding sequence ATGACTGCAACCATCGAGCAATCCGCGCGCGCGGCTGTCGACGCGCAATCCAACGCCCAGTCCGGCGCGTCCTCCGTTTTCCCCCCGTCCGCCTCGCCATCGGCTTCGCCTTCGCAAGACCGTGCGGCCGCGCCATCCCCTGGCGGAGACGCCCGCCATGCGGCAAATGCCCCCGCCGGCCGCTCCGTAGGCGTGGTGGCGCCGGTTTTTCTGAAGTTCACCGACCCTTTGCCGCTGGCAAGCGGACAATCGCTGGCCACCTACGAGCTGGCGGTCGAAACCTACGGCACGCTCAACGCCGAGCGCAGCAACGCGGTGCTGGTCTGCCATGCCTTGAATGCATCGCATCACGTCGCCGGCGTGGCGGCCGACGACCCTCAGGACATCGGCTGGTGGGACAACATGGTCGGACCCGGCAAGCCCGTGGACACGGACCGGTTCTTCGTCATCGGCATCAACAACCTGGGATCCTGCTTCGGCTCCACGGGGCCGGCGAGCATCAACCCGGATACCGGCAAACCATGGGGCGCGGCCTTTCCCGTGCTGACGGTGGAGGACTGGGTGCATGCCCAGGCGAGGGTGGCCGATCATTTCGGCATCCAGCGGTTCGCCGCCGTCATGGGCGGTTCGCTGGGCGGCATGCAGGCGCTCAGCTGGGCCACGGTCTGCCCGGATCGGGTGGCGCATTGCGTGGTAATCGCCAGTACGCCCAGGCTGTCTGCGCAGAACATCGCCTTCAATGAGGTGGCGCGGCGCGCCATCATCACCGATCCCGATTTCCACGGCGGGGATTACTACGCACATGGAACGGTGCCGCGCCGCGGCCTTTCGGTCGCGCGCATGATCGGCCACATCACCTATCTGTCCCAGGACGATATGGCCGAGAAATTCGGCCGCAATCAGCGCGCGCCGGGCGCCAACGGCGAATACCGCTACGGGTACGACGTGGAATTCGAAGTGGAGTCCTATCTGCGCTATCAGGGCGAGAAGTTCTCGCGGTATTTCGATGCCAACACCTATCTGCTGATCACGCGGGCGCTCGATTATTTCGACCCGGCGCGCACCCATGGCGGCGATCTTGCCCGGGCCCTGGCGGCCGCACGCGCCGGATTCCTGCTGGTTTCCTTCACGACGGACTGGCGCTTTCCGCCGGAACGCTCGCGCGAGATGGTGCGCGCGCTCCTGAAAAACGGGCGCCCCGTGACCTATGCGGAGATCGACGCGCCGCACGGCCACGATGCCTTTCTGCTGGACGATGCGCGCTACCACGCCGTGGTGCGCGCCTACTACGACCGCATCGCGCACGAGTTGGGGCTGCCGCCGCGCGCCATCGAGCACAAGGGGGCCGAATGA
- a CDS encoding LuxR C-terminal-related transcriptional regulator translates to MPEKKLSEREAACLQWAAAGKTSRETAMILGVTERTVNFHLQNACRKLRARNRRAAVATALARGLLVACGAGS, encoded by the coding sequence ATGCCAGAAAAGAAGTTGTCAGAACGCGAGGCCGCTTGCCTGCAATGGGCCGCCGCCGGCAAGACAAGCCGTGAAACGGCCATGATTCTGGGCGTCACCGAGCGGACGGTGAACTTTCATCTGCAGAACGCCTGCCGGAAGCTGCGCGCGCGCAACCGGCGCGCGGCTGTCGCGACCGCACTGGCCCGCGGCCTGCTCGTGGCCTGCGGCGCCGGATCCTGA
- the gshA gene encoding glutamate--cysteine ligase produces MTDIDARRLARLDANRELLARTLRGIEKEGLRVDAGGHLASTPHPAALGSALTHERITTDYSEALLELITGTHDNVAGLIGELEDVHRFVYANLDGELIWNQSMPAALPDEADIPIAWYGTSNTGMLKHVYRRGLAYRYGKTMQCIAGVHYNFSLDDRIWPLLELPGGNDQDRRSAGYIALIRNFTRYSWLLMYLFGAAPALSKDFLRGRSHPLQTLDADTLYLPYATSLRMGDLGYQNKAQSQLKPCYNDLSTFLQRLHAAVTMPWPAYEAIGTHRDGQWVQLNTNILQIENEYYSSIRPKRATGRCERPITALAERGVQYVEVRCLDIDPFQPVGIAAETSRFVDAFLLFCAASDSPFFDEQGFCSRSADNFSRVVNEGRKPGLELARDGKAIALRVWGKELLDRILPYAEVLDAAYGGQAYRQAVAAQAVKLDETDATPSARLLEDLRRTGASFLQYTLEQSRRHAEALRATPLPADKTAAYNAMARDSLQAQAAIEASDTVDFDTYVLRYHQALKAPDAAPT; encoded by the coding sequence GTGACCGATATCGACGCCCGCCGCCTCGCCCGCCTGGACGCAAACCGGGAATTGCTCGCTCGCACCCTGCGCGGCATCGAAAAAGAAGGCCTGCGTGTCGATGCCGGCGGCCATCTGGCGAGCACGCCGCATCCGGCCGCGCTGGGATCCGCGCTGACGCACGAACGCATTACCACCGACTATTCCGAAGCGCTGCTGGAACTGATCACCGGCACGCACGACAACGTCGCCGGCCTGATCGGCGAACTCGAAGACGTCCATCGCTTCGTTTACGCCAACCTGGATGGCGAACTCATCTGGAACCAGTCCATGCCCGCCGCCTTGCCGGACGAAGCGGACATCCCCATCGCGTGGTACGGCACGTCGAACACGGGCATGCTCAAGCACGTTTACCGCCGAGGGCTGGCGTACCGGTACGGCAAGACGATGCAATGCATTGCGGGCGTGCACTACAACTTTTCCCTGGATGACCGGATCTGGCCGCTGCTCGAGCTGCCCGGCGGCAACGACCAGGACCGGCGGTCCGCGGGCTATATCGCGCTCATCCGCAATTTCACCCGCTATTCGTGGCTGCTGATGTACCTGTTCGGCGCCGCGCCGGCCCTGTCCAAGGATTTCCTGCGCGGCCGGTCGCATCCGCTGCAGACGCTGGACGCCGACACGCTTTACCTGCCGTATGCGACCAGCCTGCGCATGGGAGACCTGGGGTACCAGAACAAGGCGCAATCGCAACTGAAGCCCTGCTACAACGATTTGTCCACCTTTCTGCAGCGCCTGCATGCCGCCGTGACGATGCCGTGGCCTGCCTACGAGGCGATCGGCACGCACCGCGACGGCCAATGGGTGCAGTTGAACACCAATATCCTGCAGATCGAAAACGAGTACTACTCGAGCATCCGGCCCAAGCGCGCCACCGGGCGATGCGAGCGCCCTATCACCGCCTTGGCCGAGCGCGGCGTGCAGTATGTGGAAGTGCGCTGCCTGGACATCGACCCCTTCCAGCCGGTGGGAATCGCAGCCGAAACCAGCCGCTTCGTCGATGCCTTCCTGCTTTTCTGCGCCGCCAGCGATAGCCCCTTTTTCGACGAGCAGGGTTTCTGCAGCCGCAGCGCCGACAACTTCAGCCGGGTGGTGAACGAGGGCCGCAAGCCCGGACTGGAGCTGGCGCGCGATGGCAAGGCCATCGCGCTGCGGGTCTGGGGCAAGGAGCTGCTCGACCGTATCCTCCCCTATGCCGAAGTCCTGGACGCGGCATATGGCGGGCAGGCATATCGTCAGGCCGTCGCGGCCCAGGCCGTCAAGCTCGATGAGACCGACGCGACGCCGTCGGCGCGCCTGCTCGAAGATCTGCGGCGCACCGGCGCGTCGTTTCTGCAATACACCCTGGAACAGAGCCGCCGCCACGCGGAAGCCCTTCGCGCCACGCCCCTGCCGGCCGACAAAACGGCCGCGTACAACGCGATGGCGCGCGACTCGCTGCAAGCGCAGGCCGCCATCGAAGCCAGCGACACCGTGGATTTCGATACCTATGTCTTGCGGTATCACCAGGCCTTGAAGGCGCCGGACGCCGCTCCGACGTAG